TCCTGCTGCTCGACCCAGCAGTCGAACATGGCCTGCGCGCGCGCGGCATCGGCCGGCAGCTTGGTACGGGCGCTGCCGTCCAGCGCGGTCACCAGGCGCTGGCGGGCGGTGGTCAGCTCGCCCACCTTGTCGGCCGGGACATTCCAGTCGCCGACCTGCTCGGGCAGGACCAGCTGGTTGTTCGCGGCGGCAAGACCCTTCTTCGACCAGGTCACCGAATCGGGCCAGTCATACATCTTGTCGGCTTCGTACACCGCCAGCTCGCGATATTCGTTGGTCAGCGCAACATTGAAGGGCGACGCGCCGGTCGGCTGCGCGGTGCGGACATGGTCGATGTTCGCGGTGCCGCAGGCGGCAACCAGCAGGGCGGTGGCCCCTGCGAACAGGAATTTCATGGATGAATGGAAGGCCATTGGGGGTTCCTTTCTTGTCTTGCGGCGCACGCGAAAGCACGGGGATATCGCCCGCTCCGCGCGTCATTGTCTTTGCGGCATGACGCCTGTCTCGTCAAAGCTCCGATGCAGCTTATCACGATACCTCTTGCAACACTATGAACCCGCGAGGGCGGGGTAAAGTTCCCAGCCAATTCAGCCGATGCTGATGGGTCAGTCGAGCGTGATGATTTTGCCACTGCCGGCAGCCCCGGCATCGGCCGGATCGTGCGTCACCAGCAGCACCGGAAGGCCACGCCGCCGCGCATGATCGAACACGAAGGCGCGGAAGCGTTCGCGCAGGGCCGCATCCAGCTTACCGAAGGGTTCGTCCAGCAGCAGCAGGCAAGGGTCCGACAGCAGCGTGCGCATTAGCGCCGCGCGGGCGCGCTGTCCGCCCGACAGGGTGGCCGGGTCGCGGCTGGCGAACCCGGCGAGGTCGGCCTCTTCCAGCGCCTGGTCGATGCGCGCCCGGCGTTCGGCCCGGCCACGCACCGATGGCGGCAGGCCGAAGGCCAGATTCTCGCCGACCGACAGATGCGGGAACAAGAGGTCGTCCTGGAACAGGATGCCGATGCGCCGCTGTTCGGGTGGCAGGGCCAGGATATCCCCGCCATCCACCAGCACCGTCCCTTCGGCGGTGAAGGCGGGCGGCAGCATGCCGCACAGATGGGCCAGCAGACTTGATTTGCCGGAGCCGCTCGGCCCCATGATCGTGGCAATCTCGCCCGGACCGACGGCAAGGTCGAGCGGCCCGATCAGCCGGGTGCCATTCAGATGCAGGGTAACGCCTCGCAAATCCAGCCGGTGGCCGCTCATCCGATTCTCCTGAGGCCCGCCCGGTGGCGATAGAGCCACGCCGGCAGCAGCAGCGCCAGCAGGAAACCCAGGAAGGGCAGGCCGCCCTGCGCGAAGGCGAAGACGGCGACCACCCGCCGGTCGGCCCCGGCGGACAGGCTGACTGCCTCCGTCGTCAGCGTCGCATAGCGCCCGGCCCCGGCGAACAGGGTTGGCAGATACTGGCTGACCGAGACGGCGAATCCGATGGCCGCCGCGATGAGGATCGGTTTCAGCAGGATCGGCAGCTTCACCCGCCAGAACACGCGCGCCGGACTAGCGCCGAGGCAGCGCGCCGTGCGTTCATAGCGCGCATCGAGCGCGCGGTAGGGGTCGGCCAGCGCCAGATAGACATAGGGCAGCACGAACAGCAGGTGGCTCCAGACCAGAGCTGCCGCGCTGCCATCCAGCCGGGCGACGACCAGCAGCACCTGCACGCCGAACAGGAACCCGACCTGCGGCACCAGCAACGGCAGATAGAGCAGCCACAGCCCGCGCTGGCTGAGCGCCCGGCCGCGCCGCTGCTCATGCTCCAGGCAGGCGAGCACCAGCGCCAGCGCGATCAGCGTTGCGGCAAGGCCGGCCCACAGCGTGGTCCAGAACGGCAGGGCCAGCGTCTCGCCTTGCCGCATCCAGGTCGACAGGCCGATGCTCTGCGGTAGCGCGTCGGGATAGCGCCAGCGCCCGGCCAGCGACCACAGCCCCAGCGCCAGCAGCGAGAACAGGGACAGGGCTAGCGCCAGCCCGCCGCCCACGCCGGCGGCAAGGCGCAGGCCGGTGCCGCTGCCACCGCGCGATCCGCCCGCGATCCAGCGCCGGCCCAACGCGCCGGTCAGCGCCTCGATGCCGCGCGTGAGGCCGATGGCGAGCGCCACCACGAGGCAGAGCAGCACCGCCCCGGCGGCGGCGGGGAAGCGCATGGCGAGGTCTGGATCGTTGAACCAGCGCAGCAGCTGCACCGCCAGCGGCGGCGGCGTGTCGGGCGCCAGCACAATGGCCATATCGACATTGGACAGCGCATAGGCCAGCACGGCATAGAGCGGCAGCCTGATCTGCCGCTGCACCAGCGGCAGCACGGCCTTCAGCCAACCGGTGATCGGGCCGTAGCCCAGCGTGCGTGATACCGCCATCAGCCGGTTGGATGGCACCTGATTCAGCGCCGCCAGGATCATCAGCAGCAGGAAGGGGGTCTCCTTCAGCATCAGGGCCATTGTCAGCGCCAGCGCATAAGGGTCGGCGACGGTGGCGAAGCCGGGCGGCGTCTCCCAGCCGGTCAGCCAGGGCGAGATCAGGCGCGCGATCCAGCCGCTGGGCGCGATCAGGAAGGCGAAGCCGATGGCGAGTGCGGCATGCGGCACCGCCAGCAGCGGTGCCAGCGTGACGCGCAGCCGGGCGAACCAGGCGCGGTCATGGAAGGCGGCACACAGCCCGACGGCCAGCGTGTAGGAAAGGGCGGCGGACAGCAGCCCGCTGGTCAGGGTGAGCGTCAGCGCGGTGCCGAGGCCCGGCGCCCCGGCCAGCATCCGCCAGGGATCGGAGGGTGCCAGGTCCATACCGAGCACCGGCAGATGCCCGAAGGCCGGCAGCAGCGTGCCTGCCAGCCCGGCGGCGATGGGGCCGAGGAACAGCAGCAGGGTCAGCGGCGGGACGAGGCGCAGCATCCGGGAAGGCGGCTTAACGGCTGTAGCGCTTCAGCCATTCCTCCTCGATGCGGGTCATCCAGCTCGGATGCGGTTCCGGCAGGGCGGTGCCCAGCTCCTGCGGCGACAGGGTAGCGACGCCCAGCTGGATCGCCTCGAAGCGTGCCTTGTCGGCGGCAGGCAGGGCGGCGAGGTCCAGCACCGTGCCGTCGCCCCAATAGGCCGGGTCCTGCTTGCGCGCCTGCGCCTCTGGCGACAGAAGGAAGTTGGCGACCGCCATCGCGCCTTCCTTCGCCTTGGCATTGAACGGGATGGCGACGAAATGCGTGTTGCCGATGGTGCCGCCGTCCAGCACGAAGGTCCGCACGCTCTTCGGCAGCTTGCCCTCGGCGATCAGCGAGGAGGCCTCGCCCGGATGGAAGGACAGCGCCATGTCCACCGCGCCATCGTCCAGCATCTGGCGCAGCGCCGGGCCGCTCTTGGGGAAGGCCGCGCCCTCACGCCACAGCGCCGGGTGCAGTGCGTCCAGCCAGGCCCAGAGCGGCTGGGTCGCCGCGGCGAAGCCGGCCTCGTCCACCGGCTTCTGCAGGATTGCCCGGTCCGGCGTCAGCTCGACCAGCGCCTGCTTCAGGAAGGTGGAGCCGATAAAGTCCGGCGGGGCGGGATAGCCGAAGCGGCCGGGATTGGCCTTCGCCCAGTCCAGCAGCGCGGGGATGCTCCTCGGCGGGTTCTTCACCCGCGCGGTATCCATCATGAAGACGAACTGCGCCATGCCCCAGGGCGATTCCAGCCCGTCGGTCGGGATGGTGAAATCGACCAGCGTTGTTGGCTTGCCTTTCGTATCCACCAGCTTGAAATTGGGCAGCTTCTGCGTGAACGGGCCGAACAGCATCTGGCCGCGCTTCATGGCGGCGAAATTCTCGCCATTGATCCAGATGAGATCGACCGAGCCGCCTTCGACGCGGCCAGCGGTCTTTTCCGCCAGCACGCGGGACACCGCCTCCGCCGTGTCGGCCAGCTTTACATGGCGCAGCGTCACGCCGTATTCCGCCTGCACGCGCGTCCCCACCCACTGGATGTATGTGTTGATGCGCTCGTCGCCGGCCCAGGCGTTCCAATAGACGGTCTGGCCGCGTGCCTTGGCGAGGGTGTCGGACCAGTCATCCGCCTTCACGGTGCCGATCCCCGTTGCCAGCGCCAGCGCGGCCAGCATGATCTTCACGATGCGCATCTTTCCGGCTCTCCCCCTTGCCAAGATGGATAGTGATTACTAAGCCAGTCAGAACGGCCTGTCAGGCATCTCGCGCGCCCATCACGCAGCTTTGATGCCCCCAGAATGACCGTGGAAGAAGGAGGAAGCCATGATCCGCCTGTTCGTCGCCCTGTCCCTGCCGGCCGGCCTGCGCCAGCGGTTGGCGCTGATGGGCGGCGGCATTCCGGGGGCGAAATGGGTGGAGACTGACAATCTGCATCTCACCCTGCGCTTCATCGGCGAGGTGGAGGAGGGGCTGATGGAGGATATCGACGATGCGCTGCTGGGTGTCGATTCCGACCCGTTCGAACTGACGCTGGCCGGTGTCGGCCATTGGGAAACACGGGGCAAGGCCAATGCCCTGTGGGCCGGTGTCGAGAAATCGCCGGAACTGCTGCATCTGCACGACCGGGTTGAGGCGGCGCTGGTGCGCACCGGCCTGCCGCCGGAGCCGCGCAAGTTCGCCCCGCATGTCACGCTGGCGCGGCTGAAGAACCCGCCGGCCACCCGCGTTGGCGATTTCCTGCGCGAGCATGGCCCGTTCCGCGCGCCGCCCTTCGCGGTGCAGGGCTTCGCGCTCTATTCCAGCATCCTTGGCGCCACCGGCCCGACCTACCGGGAGGAGGCGTTCTATCCGCTGCCCGCATCCGGCTGACAGGCGTGCAAGAGGCGGCTATCCTCATGCGAAAAGGGGGCGGGGCGCTTCATGGCTGAGTCCATCGTTATCCTGACCGGGGCCGGGATCTCCAAGGAATCCGGCCTCGATACCTTCCGCGATGCGGACGGCATCTGGTCGCGCGTGCGCATCGAGGATGTCGCCACGCCGCAGGCCTTCCGCGACAATCCGCTGCGCGTCCATGATTTCTACAATGCCCGCCGCCAGCAGCTGCTGGAGTCCAATATCCAGCCGAACCCGGCCCATCTGGCGCTGGCCCGGCTGCAGCGCGACTGGCCGGGCGAGGTGCTGCTGGTCACCCAGAATATCGACGATCTGCATGAGCGCGGCGGCAGCGCCAGCGTGCTGCATATGCATGGCGAGCTTTTGAAGGCGCGCTGCACCCATTGCCATGTCGTGGCCGAGTGGCGTGCGCCGCTCAGCGTCGGCACCGCCTGCCCCTCCTGCGGCCATGCCGCCGGGCTGCGCCCGCATGTCGTCTGGTTCGGCGAGATGCCGCTGGAGATGGAGCGCATTTATACGGCATTGGATGCCTGCGGGTTGTTCGTCTCCATCGGCACCTCGGGCAATGTCTATCCGGCGGCGGGCTTTGTGGATGAGGTCAGCCGGCGCGGCCATGCCCATACGGTGGAGCTGAATCTGGAGCCGTCCTCCGGCACCGATCTGTTCGACGAGGCGATCCACGGCCCGGCCAGCGAGATCGCGCCCGCCTTCGTGGAGCGGGTGCTGACATCGGGATGGTAGGAGAGACCCTTCCAGCGCTGCTGCGGGAGATAGCGGCCTGCCGGCTGTGCGCGGCGCATCTGCCGTTGGGCCCCCGCCCGGTGATCCGCGCGGCGGCGACTGCCCGCATCCTGGTGATCGGCCAGGCGCCGGGCACCAGGGTGCACAAGACCGGCATTCCCTTCAACGATCCCAGCGGCGACCGGCTGCGCGACTGGATGGGGATCGACCGCGACATCTTCTATGACGAGACGCGCATCGCCATCATGCCGATGGGGCTGTGCTATCCGGGCCGCAACGCGCGCGGCGGCGATGCGCCGCCCCGGCCGGAATGCGCGCCGCTCTGGCATGACCGGGTGCGGGCATTGCTGCCGGAGATCGAGCTGACGCTGCTGATCGGCACCTATGCTCAAGGACGCTATCTGGGCGAGAAGCGGGAAAAGACGCTGGCGGCCACCGTGGCGCGCTGGCGCGACTTCGGCCCCGCTTTCATCCCCACGCCGCACCCCAGCCCGCGCAACCGCAACTGGCTGAAGACCCACCCCTGGTTCGAGGAAGAGGTCGTGCCGGAGATACGGCGGCGGGTGCGGGAACTGGTGTGAGGGAGATTAATCGCCGCGCCTTACGGCGTGCAGCTGCTTCTTATGGGCAATGACACTGCGCAGCACAGTCTCGAACCAAGGTTTGCCGAATTGCCCTAGTGGCGGGTCTGGTTCCAGATAGAAGGACTGGCCGACGATATCGGTGTTGTATTCGTCCAGCACGATCCAGAGCCGCAGGCTGGTATCCAAACCGGCGCGCCGTTTCTCGATCTCCGGGATTTCCACGGCGAAGCAGTCCGGTCTGGGCGGCTGGCTGGTAATGGGGAACAGTAACAGCGTATCACCGTCCGGGCGGGGAAGACGGATGCCGACGGCTGTTGGGCGTGACTTGCGGCCCTCGGTTTCGCCGCGTGCTGCCTCCCGCGCCCAAAGATAAGGATAGCGGATAACGCAGCCGGTGCGTAGCGCCTCGAAGCTCATCCGTGCTTGCCTGGATCGGCATCGTCTTCTTGCGCATAAGCGTCGATGGCAGTCTCGATCTCGGCGAGCAGGGCGCTGGGCATACTCTCCAGCGTGCCTACCGTGCGCGTCTCAGCATTTTTGCGCAGCCGGTTATAATCCTCAATGTTCAGCAGCACGAGGCGCGGTTTGTTGCGCTGGGTGATCGTCACCGGGTGGCGCAGCGCCTCGGCGATGATATCGCCCGACTTGCGGGACAGGTCGCTGGTCGAATAGCTCTGCCGGCTCATATTTGGAAATCCAGTAATGCTGTGCTTGCTATAATATACAGCAATCTTGGGGAGGGTTCCACACCGGCCGTCACCCTCGGGCTTGTTCCGCCCATAGCACTTGGGGGGCCATCCGTCCGTGCGGTTTGCTCGGTCAATGGATGGTCGGATAAAGTCCGACCATGACGAGATAGAGTGTCATTGCCGGGCTTGACCCGGCAATCCAGGGGCGGTGCTCTGCTCTGCCTGAACCGTTTCAGGAGGTGGCCCCTGGACCCTCGGGTCAAGCCCGAGGGTGACGATGGAAGTGAAAGCCTACTCCCTGACCACCAGCACGGAGCAGGCGGCGTGGCGGACTACGCGGGCGGCGTTCGGGCCGAGAAGGTAGTCCTTCAGCTCCGGCCGGTGCGCGGCCAGCACGATCAGGTCGATTTTCAGCTTCTTCGCGAGGTCAAGGATGCGCTCATAGACCGTGCCCTCGGCGACGATGCACTGGGTCGGGATCTCCTTTGGAATCTCCGTATCGATGAAGGCACGCAGCTTGCTCTGGCAGGCTTCCACGGCCTTTTTCTCGAAGCCTTTGGGGAAGAACTGGCCGACCATCGTCATGCCGAAATCCGGTACCACGGTCATCACATGCAGCCGCGTGCCGAAGGCGCGGGCATGGTCGATGGCGACCGGCAGCGCCGATTTCCAGGAGCTGTCCTGATTGAGATCGACCGGCAGCAGGATGTCCTTGTACATAGCCTGTCCTCCCTTACGCGGTGGCTGGTGCCGGGCCGTCCGTCCGGCGGCGGCGCTGCAGCAGCATGATGCCGCCCAGCAGGATCAGCGCCGGGACGAACATCCACTGCTTGTCCGGCGTCTCGACCGGCAGCTCGACCACCTTGATCTCCCAGTCGAAGTCGATGCCGGCCTTCTCCGCAGGGGAGCCGAAGACGACATTGTCCACCAGCATCTTGCCGTCATCCTCTATGACCTCGATGCCGGCGAACTGCAGACGTTCGGCACCATCCGCCTTCGGGCCCAGCGGCAGGCGCACGGTCTTGCTGATCTCCTTGCCGTCCAGCGTCAGCCCTTCGACGACGACACGCAGCATCGCGTCCTCCGGCTTCTGCGCCACCACCTCGACGATCTGCTTCGGATCGACGCGCTCCAGCGGCGGATAGAGCATGTCCATCCAGAAGCCGGGCCTCAGCAGGGTGAAGGCAACCAGCAGCAGCACCGCCGATTCCCACAGCCGGCTGCGCACCAGGAAGAAGCCCTGGGTCGAGGCCGCGAACACCAGCATGGCTATCACTGCCGCCGCGACCGTGATGATGAGGTGCAACGGCCCGCCGATATTGATCAGCAGCAACTCGGTATTGAAGATGAAGATGAAGGGCAGGATCGCCGTGCGCATGGAGTAGTAGAAGGACACCAGGCCGGTCTTGATCGGGTCGGCGCCGGAAATCGCCGCGGCGGCGAAGGAGGCGAGGCCCACCGGCGGCGTGACGTCCGCCATGATGCCGAAATAGAACACGAACAGATGCACCGCGATAAGCGGCACCAGCAACCCGCTCTGCGCGCCCAGCTCCACGATCACCGGCGCCATCAGGGTGGAGACCACGATGTAGTTCGCCGTGGTCGGCAGCCCCATGCCCAGGATCAGGCTGATGACGGCGGTGAAGATCAGCATCAGCATCAGATTGCCGGCGGAGATGAACTCCACGAATTCGGTCATGATCAGGCCGATGCCGGTCAGCGACACGGTGCCGACGATGATGCCGGCCGCCGCCGTGGCGATGCCGATGCCGATCATGTTGCGCGCACCGGTGGCCAGCCCGTCGATCAGCTCGACCGTGCCCTGGCGCATGGCGGCCAGGGTGTCGGTCTTGCGGAACAGCGCGATCAGCGGGCGCTGGGTCAGCAGGATGAAGATCATGAAGGCGGTCGCCCAGAAGGCCGACAGGCCGGGCGACAGACGCTCGATCATCAGGCACCAGATCAGCACCACGACCGGCAGCAGGAAGTGCAGGCCGGCCTTCACCGTCGGTGCGGTTTCCGGCAGCTTCACCAGCGGCGAGTTCGGGTCGTCCATGACCAGTTCCGGCACCGTGGTCGAGTACCAGACCAGGCCGATATAGGCGGCCAGCACCAGCACCGCGATGATGGGGCTGGCGGCGTCGCCGAAGGCGGTCTTGATCCAGCCGACGCCGTAATAGACCACGCCAGAGAGAATGATGATGCTGGCAATGGTGATGCCGAAGGTGATCAGCGCCATCGGCAGGGTCTTGGGGTTCGGCTTCTCCATCCCCTTCAGCCCCAGCTTCAGCGCCTCCAGATGGACGATGTAGAGCAGCGCGAGGTAGGAGATGATCGCCGGCAGGAAGGCGTGCTTGATGACATCGACATAGGAGATGCCGACATATTCTACCATCAGGAAGGCGGCAGCGCCCATGACCGGCGGCATGATCTGGCCGTTCACCGAAGCCGAGACCTCGACCGCGCCCGCCTTCTCCGCCGGATAGCCGACGCGCTTCATCAGCGGGATGGTGAAGGTGCCGGTGGTCACGGTGTTGGCGATGGAGGAGCCGGAGATCAGGCCGGTCATGCCCGACGCCACGACGGCTGCCTTGGCCGGGCCGCCGCGCAGATGGCCGAGCAGCGCGAAGGCGACCTTGATGAAGTAGTTGCCGGCGCCGGCCTTGTCGAGCAGCGAGCCGAACAGCACGAACAGGAAGACGAAGCTGGTGGACACGCCCAGCGCGATGCCGAACACGCCCTCCGTGGTCAGCCATTGCTGGTCCATGGTGCGGGCCAGCGAGGCGCCCTTGTGCGCGATCACCGACGGCATGTAGGGGCCGGCAAAGGTGTAGATCAGGAAGACGATGGCGACGATCATCAGCGGCGGGCCCAGCGCCCGGCGGGTCGCCTCCAGCAGCAGCAGCATGCCGATGACCGAGACGATCAGGTCGAACTGTGTCGGCATGCCCGGCCGCTGCGCCAGGTCGCGGTAGAAAATGAAGATGTAGGCGGCGCAGAAGGCGGCGGCGATGGCCAGCACCCAGTCCTGAATCGGGATATAGCTGCGCGGGGAGCGTTTCAGCGCCGGATAGGCCAGGAAACCCAGGAACAGCGCGAAGGCGAGGTGGATCGAGCGCGCCTCGGTATCGTTCAGGATCGCGAAGTTCAGCATGAAGGGCAGCGGTGAGGCATACCACAGCTGGAACAGCGACCAGGCGACGGCGGTGACCAGCAGCAGCACGCCGACCGGCCCCGTGGGGCTGCGTCCGCCGGTGTCGGCCTGGGCGACCAGATCCTGAAGGTCGGTGTCGGAAAGACCCTTGCGGCCTTCGCTTGCATTGGACATGGAGCCCCCCGGTCCTGAATTCAGATGACGCCTAACTGTAAGAGAGCTTGCCGCGAATTGAAACTATTGCGGGAAGCGGGCGTCGGCGATTGGGCGGCAGGGGGACAGACAAGGCAAAAGCGCCCGCGATCCACTCCGACCAGTCACCTATCCTCAGACCGTCACCCCCGCATTTATTGCGGGGGTCCAGGCTTCCGCTTGCTGGATGACCGCCCGAGTGGGCTGAACCCTGGATTCCCGGCACAAGGCCGGGAATGACGGTCCGAGAGTGCGGTCGGTCGGCATCCGGTCCGCGGCTATCCCGGAAGGTGGAAGCTTTCGCGTGGCCGGCCCTATGCTTCGAGACGCTCGCCGAGGCTCGCTCCTCAGCATGAGGTCACCAGGGGGCACCGCCGGTATTCCAACTCTCCCCTCGTCCTGAGGAGCCCGCTTCAGCGGGCGTCTCGAAGGACATGGGGGAGGGCGAGTTCATTCATGACGCAGGCAAAAAGAAAGCGGGGCCGGTTTCCCGGCCCCGCTTCTTGTTCCGCCGAGGCGGACCCGATTACATCAGGCCGGCTTCGCGATAGTACTTGGCGGCACCGTCATGCAGCGGGGCCGACAGGGCGTTCATGGTCATGCCCTTCTTGTCGAGCACGCCGAAGGCCGGGTGCAGCTTCTTGAAGTCCTCGAAATTCTCGAACACCGCCTTCACGGTCTGATAGACCACATCCTCGGAGACGGTGGCGGAGGTCACGACCGTGGCGCCCACACCGAAGGTGGTGACGTCATTCGGGTTGCCGGTGTACATGCCGCCCGGGATGGTCGCCTTGGAGTAGTAGGGGTTCTCGGCCAGCAGCTTGTCGATGGCCGGGCCGTCAACATTCACCAGCACGGTCTCGCAGGAGGTGGTGGCTTCCTGGATCGAGCCGTTCGGATGGCCGACGGTGTAGATGATGGCATCGACCTTGTTGTCGCACAGCGCCTGGCTCTGCTCGGCCGGCTTCAGCTCGGAGGCCAGCGAGAAGTCGGCAGTGGTCCAGCCCTTGGCCTTCAGCACCACATCCATGGTGGCGCGCTGGCCGGAACCCGGATTGCCGACATTGACGCGCTTGCCCTTCATGTCGTCGAAGGTCTTGATGCCGGAATCCTTGCGGGC
The genomic region above belongs to Oceanibaculum indicum P24 and contains:
- a CDS encoding ATP-binding cassette domain-containing protein; the protein is MSGHRLDLRGVTLHLNGTRLIGPLDLAVGPGEIATIMGPSGSGKSSLLAHLCGMLPPAFTAEGTVLVDGGDILALPPEQRRIGILFQDDLLFPHLSVGENLAFGLPPSVRGRAERRARIDQALEEADLAGFASRDPATLSGGQRARAALMRTLLSDPCLLLLDEPFGKLDAALRERFRAFVFDHARRRGLPVLLVTHDPADAGAAGSGKIITLD
- a CDS encoding ABC transporter permease; translated protein: MLRLVPPLTLLLFLGPIAAGLAGTLLPAFGHLPVLGMDLAPSDPWRMLAGAPGLGTALTLTLTSGLLSAALSYTLAVGLCAAFHDRAWFARLRVTLAPLLAVPHAALAIGFAFLIAPSGWIARLISPWLTGWETPPGFATVADPYALALTMALMLKETPFLLLMILAALNQVPSNRLMAVSRTLGYGPITGWLKAVLPLVQRQIRLPLYAVLAYALSNVDMAIVLAPDTPPPLAVQLLRWFNDPDLAMRFPAAAGAVLLCLVVALAIGLTRGIEALTGALGRRWIAGGSRGGSGTGLRLAAGVGGGLALALSLFSLLALGLWSLAGRWRYPDALPQSIGLSTWMRQGETLALPFWTTLWAGLAATLIALALVLACLEHEQRRGRALSQRGLWLLYLPLLVPQVGFLFGVQVLLVVARLDGSAAALVWSHLLFVLPYVYLALADPYRALDARYERTARCLGASPARVFWRVKLPILLKPILIAAAIGFAVSVSQYLPTLFAGAGRYATLTTEAVSLSAGADRRVVAVFAFAQGGLPFLGFLLALLLPAWLYRHRAGLRRIG
- a CDS encoding ABC transporter substrate-binding protein translates to MRIVKIMLAALALATGIGTVKADDWSDTLAKARGQTVYWNAWAGDERINTYIQWVGTRVQAEYGVTLRHVKLADTAEAVSRVLAEKTAGRVEGGSVDLIWINGENFAAMKRGQMLFGPFTQKLPNFKLVDTKGKPTTLVDFTIPTDGLESPWGMAQFVFMMDTARVKNPPRSIPALLDWAKANPGRFGYPAPPDFIGSTFLKQALVELTPDRAILQKPVDEAGFAAATQPLWAWLDALHPALWREGAAFPKSGPALRQMLDDGAVDMALSFHPGEASSLIAEGKLPKSVRTFVLDGGTIGNTHFVAIPFNAKAKEGAMAVANFLLSPEAQARKQDPAYWGDGTVLDLAALPAADKARFEAIQLGVATLSPQELGTALPEPHPSWMTRIEEEWLKRYSR
- the thpR gene encoding RNA 2',3'-cyclic phosphodiesterase; the encoded protein is MIRLFVALSLPAGLRQRLALMGGGIPGAKWVETDNLHLTLRFIGEVEEGLMEDIDDALLGVDSDPFELTLAGVGHWETRGKANALWAGVEKSPELLHLHDRVEAALVRTGLPPEPRKFAPHVTLARLKNPPATRVGDFLREHGPFRAPPFAVQGFALYSSILGATGPTYREEAFYPLPASG
- the cobB gene encoding Sir2 family NAD+-dependent deacetylase, with amino-acid sequence MAESIVILTGAGISKESGLDTFRDADGIWSRVRIEDVATPQAFRDNPLRVHDFYNARRQQLLESNIQPNPAHLALARLQRDWPGEVLLVTQNIDDLHERGGSASVLHMHGELLKARCTHCHVVAEWRAPLSVGTACPSCGHAAGLRPHVVWFGEMPLEMERIYTALDACGLFVSIGTSGNVYPAAGFVDEVSRRGHAHTVELNLEPSSGTDLFDEAIHGPASEIAPAFVERVLTSGW
- a CDS encoding uracil-DNA glycosylase family protein, encoding MVGETLPALLREIAACRLCAAHLPLGPRPVIRAAATARILVIGQAPGTRVHKTGIPFNDPSGDRLRDWMGIDRDIFYDETRIAIMPMGLCYPGRNARGGDAPPRPECAPLWHDRVRALLPEIELTLLIGTYAQGRYLGEKREKTLAATVARWRDFGPAFIPTPHPSPRNRNWLKTHPWFEEEVVPEIRRRVRELV
- a CDS encoding type II toxin-antitoxin system prevent-host-death family antitoxin gives rise to the protein MSRQSYSTSDLSRKSGDIIAEALRHPVTITQRNKPRLVLLNIEDYNRLRKNAETRTVGTLESMPSALLAEIETAIDAYAQEDDADPGKHG
- a CDS encoding universal stress protein; this translates as MYKDILLPVDLNQDSSWKSALPVAIDHARAFGTRLHVMTVVPDFGMTMVGQFFPKGFEKKAVEACQSKLRAFIDTEIPKEIPTQCIVAEGTVYERILDLAKKLKIDLIVLAAHRPELKDYLLGPNAARVVRHAACSVLVVRE
- a CDS encoding TRAP transporter permease gives rise to the protein MSNASEGRKGLSDTDLQDLVAQADTGGRSPTGPVGVLLLVTAVAWSLFQLWYASPLPFMLNFAILNDTEARSIHLAFALFLGFLAYPALKRSPRSYIPIQDWVLAIAAAFCAAYIFIFYRDLAQRPGMPTQFDLIVSVIGMLLLLEATRRALGPPLMIVAIVFLIYTFAGPYMPSVIAHKGASLARTMDQQWLTTEGVFGIALGVSTSFVFLFVLFGSLLDKAGAGNYFIKVAFALLGHLRGGPAKAAVVASGMTGLISGSSIANTVTTGTFTIPLMKRVGYPAEKAGAVEVSASVNGQIMPPVMGAAAFLMVEYVGISYVDVIKHAFLPAIISYLALLYIVHLEALKLGLKGMEKPNPKTLPMALITFGITIASIIILSGVVYYGVGWIKTAFGDAASPIIAVLVLAAYIGLVWYSTTVPELVMDDPNSPLVKLPETAPTVKAGLHFLLPVVVLIWCLMIERLSPGLSAFWATAFMIFILLTQRPLIALFRKTDTLAAMRQGTVELIDGLATGARNMIGIGIATAAAGIIVGTVSLTGIGLIMTEFVEFISAGNLMLMLIFTAVISLILGMGLPTTANYIVVSTLMAPVIVELGAQSGLLVPLIAVHLFVFYFGIMADVTPPVGLASFAAAAISGADPIKTGLVSFYYSMRTAILPFIFIFNTELLLINIGGPLHLIITVAAAVIAMLVFAASTQGFFLVRSRLWESAVLLLVAFTLLRPGFWMDMLYPPLERVDPKQIVEVVAQKPEDAMLRVVVEGLTLDGKEISKTVRLPLGPKADGAERLQFAGIEVIEDDGKMLVDNVVFGSPAEKAGIDFDWEIKVVELPVETPDKQWMFVPALILLGGIMLLQRRRRTDGPAPATA
- a CDS encoding TAXI family TRAP transporter solute-binding subunit codes for the protein MKKLTSLSFAAALAFGGLALADGTAAQAQQKFFTIGTGGVTGVYYPAGGAICRLVNADRKTHGLRCSVESTGGSIYNINAIAQGEMEIGVAQSDWQYHSYNGSGGPFEGKPIKQIRAMFSLHPEPFTVLARKDSGIKTFDDMKGKRVNVGNPGSGQRATMDVVLKAKGWTTADFSLASELKPAEQSQALCDNKVDAIIYTVGHPNGSIQEATTSCETVLVNVDGPAIDKLLAENPYYSKATIPGGMYTGNPNDVTTFGVGATVVTSATVSEDVVYQTVKAVFENFEDFKKLHPAFGVLDKKGMTMNALSAPLHDGAAKYYREAGLM